The Ramlibacter algicola genome segment CACGTGCCGCGCGTCGAAGTGGAAGCGGCGCTGCAGGCGCACGGCCTGCAGGAGCGCGGCTACGTCGTGTTCGCGCCCGGCGCCGAATTCGGGCCCTCCAAGCGCTGGCCCGACAAGCACTACGCGGCGCTGGCCGCCTCGCTCGACGTGCCGATCGTGCTGCTCGGATCGGGCAAGGACCGCGAGGTCGCCGACCGGATCGTGCAGGGCGCGCCGTCCGCGCGCTGCTTGAATCTCGCCGGGCAGACCAAGCTGGAACAGGCGTTCGCGCTGATCGCCGGCGCCCAAGCGATGGCCAGCAACGACTCGGGGCTGATGCACGTGGCGGCGGCCCTGGCGGTCCCGCAAGTCGCGCTGTTCGGCTCGTCGAGCCCGCTGCACACGCCGCCACTGAACGATCGCGCGCAGGTCGTGTGGCTGAAGGACGACCCCACGTACCAGCCGCCGCTGGACTGCGCGCCGTGCTTCCAGCGCGAGTGCCCGCTGGGGCATCACCGCTGCCTGGAAGACGTGGCGCCGCAACGCGTCGCGCAGCTGCTGCGTCAGTCGGCCAGCAGCGCCTGAAGCTGCGCCAGCGCCGACGACGGCGTGCCGTGCCACACCAGGTGCGTGTGGTTGCGCCGCACGCGCGCCGGCAACTCGTGCTGGCGCACGTCGTGCGTCGCGCGCAGCGCGGTGAGCAGCGAACGCGGCACGATGGCGAAGCCGGTGCCCGCGGCGACGCACGCGATCATGGCCTGGTACGACGCGAATTCCATCGTGCGCGCCGGCATCACGGCGGCCGTGCCCAGCCACTCCTCGACCCGCTTGCGGTACGAGCAGCCGCTGGCGAACGCGATCAGCGTCAAGCCCGCCAGGTCCGCGGCGCGCCGCACGCTGGTCACGTCCTTCGCGGTGATCAGCACCAGTTCCTCCTCGAACACCTTCATCGCCTGCAAGCCGGGCGCGGTGAACGGTTCGGAGACGAACGCGGCCTCCAGTTCGAAGTTGTTCACGCGCTGGATCAGTGCCGCGGTGGTGCCCGTCGCCAGTTCGACGACGACGCCGGGATGCTGCCGGTGGTAGCGCGAGAGGATCGGCGGCAGCCGGCTGCCGGCGGTGCTCTCCAGCGACCCGATGCGCAACGCGCCCATCGGCCCGCCTTCCTTGAGGCGGCTCTCGGCTTCGTCGGCCAGGCTGAACAGGCGCTGCGTGTACGACAGCAGCAGTTCGCCTTCAGGGGACAACACGATGCTGCGGCCCTGGCGCCGGAACAGCGTCGTGCCCAGCCGCTGCTCCAGCTGCTTGATGCGCGTGGTGACGTTGGACTGCACGCGGTTGAGCTTCCCGGCGGCGCGGATGATGCCGCCTTCCTGCACCACGGTACGGAAGATCTCCAGCGAGTCGAGGTCGAGGGTTCTCATGGGAAGAACGATCCTTCTCGAAAATTCATTTGTGCATCGGGGCCATTCTGGGCTGCAATGGAGGCCATGACAACCATGGACGCCGCGCGCCGGGATCCGCCGACCTGGGCTCTCGGGCTTGCCGGCCTGCTGTCGCTCGCGGTCGCGATGGGCATCGGCCGCTTCGCGTTCACGCCCATGCTGCCGCTCATGCTGCAGGAGGGACAGGTGGACGTCGCCGCCGGCGGCTGGATCGCGGCAGCGAACTACGCGGGCTACCTGCTGGGTGCGCTCTCGGCGGCGCGCACTGGCTGGGCCGGCACGCGGCTCGCGGCCATCGCGCTGGCGCTGACGGTGCTGCTCACCGGTGCGATGGCGATCCCGGGTCCGGTCGCGTGGTGGGCGCTGCTGCGCTTCCTCGGCGGTGCCGCCAGCGCCTGGGCGTTCGTCGGCACCAGCGTGTGGTGCCTGACCGCGCTGGCGCAGCGCGCCGACACCACGTGGTCGAGCGCGCTGTACGCGGGCGTGGGCACCGGCATCGCACTTGCCGGCCTGCAGTGCCTCGTGGGCGGCGCGGCAGGCTGGAGCGCCGGAGCGCTGTGGCTGCAACTCGCCGCGCTCGCCGGCGTGCTGCTGCTGCCCGTCCTGCTGGTGCTGCGCCGCGTGCGCACGCCGACGGCACCGCCGCGCGCGGCGGCAGCCACGCAAGCGGCTGCAAAGGTCGACGGCGGCTGGGGTCTCGTCACGTGCTACGCGGTGTTCGGTTTCGGCTACATCCTGCCGGCGACGTTCCTGCCGGTGATGGCGCGCTCGGTGGTGCAGGATCCGCGGCTGTTCGGGCTCGCGTGGCCGGTGTTCGGCATCACCGCTGCGATCTCCACCATCGTTGCCGCGCGCGTGCTGCGCCGCGTGTCCCGGCTGCAGGTGTGGGCTGTCTCGCACGCGCTCATGGGCGTCGGCGTGCTTCTGCCCAGCGTGTGGCTGAGCGGCTGGAGCATCGGCCTGTCGGCGCTGCTGGTGGGCGGCACCTTCATGGTCGCGACGCTCGCGGGCGTGCAGGAAATGCGCGCCCGTGCGGCGCACGATGCGCCACGCATGCTCGCGCGCATGACGTCGGGCTTTGCCACCGGCCAGATCGTCGGCCCCTTGCTGTCGACCGCGCTGCTGCACGTCACGCCCGACCATGGCCTCGACCTCGCGCTGCAGGCCGGTGCGGCGAGTCTCTTCCTCACGGCCGCCTGGCTCTGGCGCGCCGTATCCCTGTCCCGATTCCCGGAGGTTTCCCATGTCCGCTGACACCGATCCCGCGCTGCGCCAGGGCGGCACGACGCCGTGGCGCGAGCGCCTGCCGCTCCCCGCGCGCGAGCAGATGACCGACGAGCAGCGCGCCGCGGCACAAGCCTTGATCGACGGCCCGCGCAAGGGCGTGTTCGGGCCGTTCCTGCCCTTGCTGCGTGCGCCGCAGTTGCTCGATCGCGTCGCCGCGCTGGGCGAGACCCTGCGCTTCAAGGGCAGCCTCGAGGCACGCATCCGGGAACTGGCGATCTGCGCTGCGTCGCGTCACGTCGGCAACCAGTTCGAATGGCACATGCACGCCCCGCTCGCGATCCAGGCCGGTGTGAGTGCCGCGGCGATCGACCTGCTGCGCCAGGGCGCGCGGCCGCAGCCGCTGGCGACCGACGAAGCCACCGCCTACGACGCGTGCCACGAGCTGCTGCACACGAACGGGCTCAGCGACCCGACGTACCAGCGCGCGGTCGAGCAGTTCGGCGAACCCGCGGTGGTCGAACTCGTGACGCTGGTCGGCTACTTCGTGATGGTGTCGTGGCTGATGAACGTCGCGCACACGCCGGCGCAGAGGAGCGCGGGCGCGCCGCTGCCGTCCTGGCCGGCCTAGCTGCGGCATGATCGCGGCATGCTGCGTGCCGCGATCCTCGTCTCCCTTCTTGCCGCCACCGGCGCGTCAGCGACGGAAGATCCCAGCGGCCGCGCCGACGAGCGCCCGTGGAAGCTCACCACCGGCGTGTACACGCTGTCGGGCGGCGGCGAGCCGAACGCGCGAGCGCTCGACCTGAACCTGCGCCGGTCGGGCGACTTCGGCAACGCGTGGATCGGCTGGTACGGGGAGGACCACGGCGGGCTGACGCAGTGGCGCGCGGGATGGGACCGCTTCTTCGACGTCGGTCCGCTGCGCGTGCAGCCTTCGGTGCAGGTCGCCTCCGGTGGCTTTCGCGGCGGCAGCCTGTATGCCGAAGCGGGTGACACCTGGTTCGTCGGCGCGGGCGCCGGGCGCACCAACCTGCGGCCCTACGTGAACCTGAACTTCGACCCGAACGACATGGTGATGCTGGCCGCCGGCCATCGCACCGACGGCCAGCAGGTGCAGGTCATCCTCGTGGCGGACAACCGCGAGCACCCGGACCAGCGCCACTTGCACCTGAACTGGAAGGTCGATCGCGGCGACGGCGAAAAGCTCACCTTCGACGTGCTCGCCAAGCGCGGCGACGTCGATGGCGAGCGCATCCGTCGCCTGGGCGCATCCGTCACCTACGACTGGCCGCGCTGGTCCCTGCGCGCGGCCTGGGACCCGAAGGTGAACTTCACCGCCCAGGACATGCTGCGGCTGTCGGTCGCGGCGCGCTGGTGAACGCCGGCCGCGTGGTCCTGCTGCATGGCCCTGGAGGCCGAGCCGCTGGCTGAAGCCGCAGCGGTGACGCCGGGCCTGAAGGAGCGGATCGCCGCGGAGGGTGTCAGAACTGCGGCAGGTGCGCCATGCGCTCGCGCAGCGGCGTGCCGTGCTCGTCCGCCGCGGCTTCGATGCCCTGCGTGCAGGCTTTCAACTTGAAGAACCGGCCGATGGGACCCGGGACGTACACGCGGACCTCGTGCTCGCGGCACGTGTCCGCGGCGTGCACCACCTGCACGTCCTTCGGCTCGGACTTGGTGATCACGTCGCCGTCGTCGGCGTCCACCTCGCGCCAGCGCACGTGCGAGATGTTGCCGTCGGGCGACCAGCGCACCGCTTCGATGACGTAGTACATCGCTGCAGCGTGGCACGGTGGCCATGCGGCGGTCCTCGGCGCTGCACCGACCTGACTGTCAGCCGATGGCGGCAGCTGCCCGGCCGTGGCTCGTCGCGAGACTCGCGCGGCATGTCCTACGCCTGCGGCGCGCAGCGCCCGACAGACGCATCGGGCCGCGAGCCGGAAGCTGCGCGGTCCTCCACTCGACCAGCGATGCAGCATGAGCAAGAAGTCCCGCTCCAACGACAACAGCAAGCGCCAGCAGCCCAAGCAGCAGCAGCGTGCCGAAGCAGCGCGGCAGGCGACTGGCAACAAGCAGCCGAACGGCAAGCGCGAGATGAGCGAGTCGCAGCGCGCCAGCCGCGCCACCAAGGAGTAGTGGATCAGGCTGCGGCGATCGCGCGGACGGCGACGGGCGCGAGCGCGGTCACGTCCGCGATCTCCTGCGCCGTCGGCGAGCGCCGCTGCCGGAAGTACGTCCCGAACGTGCCGATCACCTCGCCGGTCAACGACTTCAGCGGGAAGCTCCAGGCGCCGCGGAAGCCGATCGCCATCGGCAGGTGACGCAGTTCGGTCCACTTCTCGTCGGCTTCGAAGTCCGGCGTCAGCACGATCTGCCCCGTGGCGGCCGCCGCGGCGCAGGTGCCGACGTGCGGGTCCGGCTTCAGCCGGTCGATCCTGTCCAGGTAGTCGGCCGGCAGGCTCGGCGAGCAGCCGTTGCGCAGCAGGCCCTCGGCATCGAGGACCAGGATGGAAGCGACGGTGTCGCCGTCGGAGAGGGTTTCGACCGCCGCGGTCAGGGCGGCAAGCACTTGGCGCAGCGGTGCGTGATCGGCCAACAGGGCCTCGGCCCGCTGCAGCGCCCCCGCGATCACGACCGCGTGGCGGGCAGGCGTTTGCATGCTTCCAGTGTAGCCCGCGCCCTCCTGCCGAGCCAGCGTCAGGCGGGCAGGCGCAGCACGAAGCAGGCGCCGCCGCCGTCGCGGCCTTCGCAGTGCACGCTGCCGTGGTGGCGCTGCGCGATCGATCGCACCAGCGCCAGCCCCAGGCCGACGCCACCCTCGCGCTCGCTGGCACCCGGCAGGCGATAGAACGGCTCGAAGATGCGCTCGCGCTGCTCCGGCGGCACGCCGGGACCGCGATCGCACACGCGCACCATCGCCATGCCGGCTTCCTGGCGCAACTGCACGTCGATCGGGCCGTCGCTGTAGCGACGCGCGTTCTCCAGCAGGTTGCGGATCGCGCGGCGCAACAGCTTGGACACGCCCCGCACCACCAGATCGCCCGACGCCTCCAGCTCCGCGTCGATGCGCGCGCATTCCTCCGCCGCCAGCCCGGTAAGGTCGACGTCTTCGAAGGTGCCGATGTCGGTCTCCTTCGCGTCGAGGCGGCTGGCGAGCAGGATTTCCTCGATGAGTTGGTCCAGCTCACCGATGTTGCGCAGCATTTCCCGGCGCTGGCAGTCCGTCGGCGCGCCTTCCATCAGCTCCAGGCCCATGCGGATGCGCGCCAGCGGAGACCGCAGTTCGTGCGACGCGTTGGCCAGCAGCGACTTGTGGCTGCGCACCATGGACTCGACGCGCTCGGCCGCCTGGTTGAAGCGGCGCGCGAGCACGGCAACTTCGTCGTTGCCGGCTTCCTCGACCCGCGCGCCAAGGTCGCCCTGGCCCCAGCGCTCGACGCCGCGGCGTACCAGCTCCAGCCGCTGCGTGAGGCGGCGGATGATGGGGTAGGTGGCGATCGCGACCGCGAAGCCGACGATGGCCAGCATCAGCAGCCACGGCGTGCTGCCGCGGCCCCACGGCCCGCGCATCGGCGGCGGCGCCTCGCCCGGCGCGCGCGGGCGCGGCGGCAATTGCACGGTGACCACGCGGCCGTCGTTCATGGCGACCTGGAACTCCACGCCCTGGCCCGGCACGCGCACCGGGCTGGTCCGAGCCTGGCCCAGCACCTCGCCGTCGCCGCCGCGGATGATCACGTCGCGCGGCTGCGGCCGCTGGTCCTCCGCCATCTGGTGCAACAGCCAGCCGGCCGCCAGCGTCAGCACGGCGACCGATACCAGGACCGCGGACCAGATGCGGATGTACAGCGGGATCCTCACGTCAATCCTGCTGTTTCGCGAACACGTAGCCGACGCCTCGGACGGTGAGGATGCGCTTGGGGTTCTTCACGTCGGCTTCGATCGCGGCGCGGATGCGGCCCATGTGCACGTCGATCGAGCGGTCGAACGCTTCCAGCTCGCGGCCGCGAACCGCTTCCATGATCTGGTCGCGCGTGAGCACGCGGCCGGAGCGCTCGGCCAGCGCGACCAGCAGGTCGAACTGGTAGGCGGTGAGCTCGCGCGGCTCGCCGCCGACGCTGACGGTGCGCGCGTCGCGGTCGATCTCGAGCGAGCCGAACCGCATGCGCTTCGCCGGCGTCGGCGCAGCAGCCCCTTCGCCCTTGCGGCGCAGCACGGCGCGGATGCGCGCCAGCAGCTCGCGCGGCTCGAAGGGCTTGGGCAGGTAGTCGTCGGCGCCGAGCTCGAGGCCGACCACGCGGTCCATCGGGTCGCCCTTGGCGGTGAGCATCAGGACCGGCACGCGGGCGACGTCGCCGTCCATCGCGCGGATGCGCCGGCACACCTCGAGGCCGTCGAGGTCCGGCAGCATCAGGTCGAGCACGACCAGGTCCGGCAGCTTGCCGTCGGCGGGTTGCTGCAAGCGGGAAAGGCCCGCGGTGGCGTCCGGCGCGTGCGTGACGCCGAACCCCGAACGCTCCAGGTATTCGCCCACCATCTGGGCCAGACGGGCATCGTCTTCGATCATCAGGAGGTGCTGCATGGGCGGCATCGTAGCGAGCGGCCAGCATCCTGCGTGCGCCGTGCTGCCGCTTGTCCCACGGGTAAAGTTAGGTAAATGGCCGTTGCCGGATCCGACCCGAGCACGCTGGCGCAGGTGCTGCAGCAGCAGGCGCGCCTGCGTGGCGATGCGGTGGCGCTGCACTTCGGCGACGAGCGCATCACGTATGCGGCGCTCGACACGCGTGCACGACGTGTCGCCACGTTGCTGTCGCGGCAGTGGGGCGTGCAGGCCGGCGACCGAGTCGCGTGGCTGGGGCTGAACGACCCCGCGCTGCTGGTGCTGCTGTTCGCGCTGGCGCGTGTCGGCGCGATGCTGCTGCCGCTGAACATCCGGCTGGCGCCCGCGGAATGGCAGCAGCAGCTCGATGCCTGCACGCCGCGCTGCCTGGTGCATGACGCGGCCTTTGCCGAAGCGGCGAGGGCGCTCGGTGGCGCGCATGCCTTGCATGCGACCGCGGAACTCGACGCGGCGGTTGATCCGATGGACGAGGACCGTGCAGCCGCCAGCGTACCGGCCCTGCTGGTGTTCACCTCCGGCACCACCAGCCGGCCCAAGGCCGCCGTGCACACGCAAGCGAACCTGGTGGCCAACATGCGCATCGCCGCCCAAGTGCAGGCCATCACGCCGCGGGACCGCGTGCTCACCGTGCTGCCGCTGTTCCACGTCGGCGGGCTGTGCATCCAGACGCTGCCCGCGTTGTCGGCCGGCGCGACCGTGCTGCTGCAGCCGCGCTTCATGCCGGATGCGACTTTGCAGGCCATCGCCGGCGAGCGCCCCACCTTGACGCTGCAAGTGCCGGCGACGCTGAAGGCGCTCATCGAGCATCCGGCTTGGGCAAACACGGACCTGTCCAGCCTGCGCGCGGTGTGGGCTGGCTCCAGCCTGCTGCCCGCGTCGCTGCTGCACGCCTTCCACGCCCGCGGTGTGCCGGTGTGCAACGTGTACGGCGCCACCGAGACCGGTCCGTTCTCGATCGCGCTCGGGCCGCAGGAGGCGATGCAGCGCGTCGGGTCGTGCGGCTGGCCGGCGCCGGGCGTCGAGATGCAACTGGCCGAAGGCGGCGAGGTATGGGTGCGCGGGCCGAATGTCGTCGCGCGCTATTGGCCCGACGAACCGGCCCTCGATGCGCAGGGCTGGTTCCACACCGGCGACCTCGCGACGCGCGACGCCGACGGCGCGTGCACGATCGTCGGCCGCGCCAAGGACCTGATCATCTCGGGCGGCGAAAACATCCACCCGGCCGAGATCGAGGCCGTCCTGGGCGAACATCCGGCGGTGCTGGAATGCGCCGCCTTCGGGCTGCCGGACGCGCACTGGGGCGAGGCGGTGGCGGTGGCCGTCGTGTTGCGGCCGGCGTCAGGCGCGAGCGACGACGAGTTGCGCGCGCATCTCGCCGCGCGGCTGGCGCGCTTCAAGTTGCCGCGGCATTGGCTCCGCGTGGAGCAACTCCCGAAGACCGCCTTGGGCAAGGTGCAGCGCCACGAACTCGTGAAGCGCCTACGCGGCTGATGCTCAGGCTGCGGCCGCGGCGCGCCGCTGCTGCAGCCGCCACAGCAGGACGAACAGCACCAGCGGCGGGATCGCCGTCAGGCCGGTCGCGATGAACGCCATCGAGTACGCACCGAGCAAGCCGTACACCGGCGTCATCGCGTCGACCGCCGCGCCCGAGAAGCCCTTGAGGAACTTGCCCAGCAGCGCGTAGGTGGACGACAACATCGCGTACTGCGTCGCCGTGTAGCCCAGGCTGGTGAGGCTGGACATGTAGGTGACCAGCGCGACGCCGGCGAACGATTGCGCGAACGCGTCCAGCGACATCACGACGGCGAACACGGCGTCGCCAGGCCAGACGCTCAGCAGCGCGAACGCCGCGGTGCCGATGCCCTGGATCACGAGCCCGACGACCAGCGTCGGCAACAGGCCGATGCGGATCGCGCTCAGGCCAGCCGCCGCAAGACCGACGAAGGTGGCGACCAGGCCGAACGAGCCGCGCACCACCGCCACGGTGTCCTTGCTGATGCCCAGGTCGTGGTAGTACGGGTTGTACATCGGGCCCATGATGAAGTCGGGCAGGCGGTACAGCGCCACCGCCAGCAGGATCAGCAGGCCGGTGAGCTTGTGCTTGTGGAAGAAGTCGATGAAGGGGCCGAACAGCGCATCCACCAGCCCGCGATGCGTCCACAGCGGCGGCTTCTCGTGCAGCACCTGGTCGGCGCGCTGCGGCTCGAACGCGAAGAAGGTGGCGACGAGGCCGATGGCCATCAGCACCGCCATCGCCGTGTACGACACCGGCCAGCCGACGCGTGCGGCGGCCGCGATGATGGCGGCATCGGTGACGAGCAGCGCCATGCGGTAGCCCAGCTGTGCGGCCGCGGTCATCAGGCCGACCTCTTCCGATCCGTCGGCGGCCTCGATGCGCCACGCATCGATGGCCACGTCCTGGGTGGCACTCGCGAAGGCGGTGAGCAGCGCGAATGCGCCGATCACCGCGAGGCCGGCCTTGACCCCGACCGCCGCCATGCCCAGCAAGCCCGCGATCACCAGCAGCTGGCACAGCAGCATCCAGCCGCGCCGCCGGCCGAGCCGGCCGAGCAGCGGCACGTCGAGGCGGTCCACCAGCGGCGACCAATAGACCTTGAACGCGTACGCGAAGCCGACCCAGGAGATGAAGCCGATGGCGATCAGGCTGGTGCCTTCGTCGCGCAGCCAGTAGCCGAACGTGTTGGCGGTCAGCAGGAAGGGCAGGCCGGACGAAAAACCCAACGCGAGCATGACCGCGACCTTGGGCCGGCGCAGTGCGCGCAGCACGTCCATCGCGGAGCCCCTCTTGCGGGCGGGCGCCTGCGTCGATGCAGGCGATGGCTGGGATGGAGTGGAGGCTTGCTCTGACATGGAGGGGGCTCGTCGTTTGTATCATGGCCCTCATGTGCCAGTTCTGCTTCTCCCGCGCTTCGGCGTGGTCCCGGCGCGGCTTCCTCGCGGTGGCGGGAGCCGCGGCTGCGGAGTCCGCGCTGGCGCAGGTCGACGTCGGCAAGTCGTCGCGGGCCGCGGGCCTGGTGCCCGCGGAGGAGATCGAGGCCGCGTCCGCGCAGCAGTACTCGCAGATGCTGGCCGAGGCCAGGCAGAAGGGTGCGCTGGCGCCGGAGAACAACGCCTCGTTGCAGAAGCTGCGCGCGATCGCCGCGCGCGAGATCCCCGCCGGCCTGCGCTTCAACGACCGCGCGCGCAACTGGCGCTGGGAAGTGAACCTGATCGGCAGCTCGGACGTGAACGCGTTCTGCATGCCGGGCGGCAAGATCGCCGTGTTCACCGGCCTGCTCGAGAAGCTGAAGCTGACCGAGGACGAAGCGGCGATGGTGATCGGCCACGAGATGGGCCACGCATTGCGCGAGCACGCGCGGGCGCGCGTCGCCAAGGAGCAGGGGACCGGTGTCGCCGTGTCCGTGCTGTCGCAGATCCTCGGGCTGGGTCAACTGGGCCAGATGGGGCTGGGCATCGGCGCGCAGCTGATCTCGCTGAAGTGGTCGCGCGGCGACGAGACCGAGGCCGACCTCGTCGGCCTGGAGATCGGCGCCCGCGCGGGTTACAACCCCGATGCCGCGGTGTCGCTGTGGGAGAAGATGGGCCAGCTGCAGGGCGGCAACGGCGGTCCTGCCTGGATGTCGACGCACCCGTCCGGTCCCGAGCGCCTGCAACGCCTGCGCGACAACATCCCGAAGGTGCGCGGCCTGTACCAGCAGGCGATCGCGCACCGCTGACAGGATTTGTCATTGCGGGTTTGACCCGCAATCCACACGAAGGGGCGGACGCCCCGCATGGATTCCGGCTTTCGCCGGAATGGCAAAGGGGAGGGGGGATGCCTCGCAGCTAGGCCGGCTTGCGTGCCGGCAGCAGCACCGACGCGATCGCGACCACCATCAGCACCACGGCGGCCCAGTCCTGCCAGTGCACCGCTTCGCGCAGCCACACCGCGCCGGAGAACACGCCCAGCACCGGGATGAACATCACGCTCAGCGTCGACGCGATCGGCGGCAGCGTGCGCGCGAGGAAGAACCAGGCCGCATGCGCGAAGCCGAAGATCAGCACTGCGTTGTAGACGATCGCACCGAGCGCAGCATCCGTCGGCATCGCCCACTGCTCGCGCTCGAACAGCAGTGCGAGCACGCTCATGACGACGGCGGTCATCGCGGTCATCCAGAACGACAGCGTCAGGGTGGGGCGGTCGATGGTCGTGCGGCGCAGGAGCTGCGTGCCCAGTGCCCAGGTCGACGCAGCGACCAGCGCCAGCATCACGCCGACCGGCCGCCCGGCGAGGTTCGTGAACTCGTACCAGAGCAGCAGGCCCACGCCGAGGGCCGCGGCGGCGACGCCCAGCCATGCACGGCGCGCGAGCGGCGAGGCGAAGAACAGCGCGCCGAGCAGCGCCGAGAAGATCGGCATCGTGTAGCCCAGGATCGCCGCGCGGCCGCTGGACAGCGAGCGCACCGCCAGGATGATGCAGGCGTGCCAGATGAACATGTTGGTGGCCGCCAGCCACAGCAGCTGCGGCCAGTCCTTGCGCGCAATCGTGAACGGCACCTTCATCACCACCAGCGCCCCGGCCAGCACCGGCAGCCCGAGCCAGATCGAGAGCGCGCGGAACGTGAGCGGCGGGTAGCTGGTCACGCCCAGCTTCATCACGGGCCAGTTGATTCCCCACACGACGGTGAGCAGGACCAGGACGACGAGTTGCTGGCGGCTGAGGCGGTGCATGGGCCGTGATTGTGGGGCTCCTTAGAATCGAGGCTCATGACCTTCCTGGAGATGCTGCAGGACGCGCAGCAACGCAATGCGTCGATGCTGTGCGTCGGGCTGGACCCCGAGCCGAGGAAATTTCCAGCGGCGATGCGCGGCGACCCGTCGCGGATCCACGAGTTCTGCGCCCGCATCGTCGATGCGACCGCCGACCTCGCCATCGCCTTCAAGCCGCAGATCGCGTACTTTGCCGCGCACCGCGCCGAGGAGCAGCTGGAACGCCTGATCGCCCACATGCGTCGCGTCGCGCCGCACGTGCCGGTGATCCTCGACGCCAAGCGCGGCGACATCGGCTCGACCGCGGAGCAGTACGCGGTGGAAGCGTTCGAGCGCTATGGCGCCGACGCGGTCACGCTGTCGCCCTTCATGGGATTCGATTC includes the following:
- a CDS encoding M48 family metallopeptidase, with translation MCQFCFSRASAWSRRGFLAVAGAAAAESALAQVDVGKSSRAAGLVPAEEIEAASAQQYSQMLAEARQKGALAPENNASLQKLRAIAAREIPAGLRFNDRARNWRWEVNLIGSSDVNAFCMPGGKIAVFTGLLEKLKLTEDEAAMVIGHEMGHALREHARARVAKEQGTGVAVSVLSQILGLGQLGQMGLGIGAQLISLKWSRGDETEADLVGLEIGARAGYNPDAAVSLWEKMGQLQGGNGGPAWMSTHPSGPERLQRLRDNIPKVRGLYQQAIAHR
- a CDS encoding DMT family transporter; translated protein: MHRLSRQQLVVLVLLTVVWGINWPVMKLGVTSYPPLTFRALSIWLGLPVLAGALVVMKVPFTIARKDWPQLLWLAATNMFIWHACIILAVRSLSSGRAAILGYTMPIFSALLGALFFASPLARRAWLGVAAAALGVGLLLWYEFTNLAGRPVGVMLALVAASTWALGTQLLRRTTIDRPTLTLSFWMTAMTAVVMSVLALLFEREQWAMPTDAALGAIVYNAVLIFGFAHAAWFFLARTLPPIASTLSVMFIPVLGVFSGAVWLREAVHWQDWAAVVLMVVAIASVLLPARKPA